In Magnolia sinica isolate HGM2019 chromosome 16, MsV1, whole genome shotgun sequence, the genomic window cttctcttgaaaactggatcaaaggaagttcagattggtttttaatgaaatatcttccagctagatgaagatgggactctaattccaattgtgttcatgaatcaagcgtaagatctccctgatctctacaagtggatccttggcaccctagtttcctacctttgaatttacaagttttagattaatatttcaccattattccctcatattcacttgatttagatttcatcttcttctagttctagttctgtttactttcaaattacgtacaaggttcaatccttGTGGATTCGGCCTCCGTCTTACCGAGATtgttactacatcacgaccctatactTGTGAACATTAGATTTTAAGAAAGATTGCTAAAAGAGAGAAATTGAAGAAACCCAATTCAAGTGGAATGAGAAACTAATTTGAGAAATCCTTTACAAAAGGGGGTGTGCATCCCTTATCCACTCGAAATCCCACACCCACCACCCTCTCAAGTTCAaggaagagatagagagagagagagagagagagagagagagagagagagagagagagacatccaaGCCTAGATGCCCATCCCTTTTCTAGCTTCCCCACACGTGCATTGTCTCCCTCTTCTTCGAGCGACATCGTGGTTCAAGTAAAAGCCCTCCTACATCAGGATCTACCTAGGATTATCCTACAAGTGGCACCTACAACTAACCCAATCTCATATCTACTCATCTTGTAAGGGACATTCCCATCCAGTCTAATCTTAGAGCCCCTAACCCTGCTAGGGGCATCTCCTATAAATCCAATCTTTATGCCCTTAAATATATATGGGGCATCTCCAGTCTGTCCATTCTTCACACCCTTAGTTAATCAGGGGATCAACCTGCCCATTCTAGCTACTAACCAAGGATGCAACCCATCCATGTCAACAATCAATGGCCAGAGGCACAACCTACTCATTCTGATCAACCAAGGGGACAACCTCCTTATCTCGGCATCAATCCTGCAAGGGGACAACCTCCACATCTAAGCAACAATCAGTCAGGGGCAAAACCTACCCACTCCAGGTGGCCAAGGGGACAACCTCCccgtctcatcaatcaatcagggGCACAACttgcccacaccatccatctaagtCGACAACCTTCCCATCTCAGAAGTCAGCCAGGGGCACTGCCTACCCTCTCCAGTTAGTTAAGGGCACAACCTACTCACTCCAGTCATCAAGAAAGAGCATAACCCGCCCACCCTATCATCCAGTTATGGGCACAACCTGCCCACCTTATCTTCATTCATCCAGGGGCTCAACTTACTCGCAACACTAACACCACTATTCTTGCTAGCTCCATTAGCCGACAACTAGCAGCAAAAATCCCCATTATCTAGCCATAGCAATGAGAGACAAAATGAGTATGTCCTCTCACCCATAGATGTACCATGCTCTGATGAAGGCATCCCACACCATAATCTTAAGATCAAGATTGTGAATTACATTCCTCTTGCATGCCCCATCAGATCAAACTACGTCTTCCTTCCTACCGAGCACTAAATCTTCTATTATCAACTCAAATACCAAGACTTAGCTCAAACTATTGAGGATCAAGATAATATGTACAAGAGAAGACTAGGATATTAGCCTCCATCAAGTAAGAAACCAAAGAATAGGGGCATAAGAAGAAGATGAGGTTGTCAAAAGGAGGGCAATCCCTTCACCTCCACaacaatccaatccattaattTAGATGACTCGGAGAAGGGGGAAGAAGTGCCCTTGGTTGACTGGACCACAATTCTGGTCCCACCTGAGTTGGAAAAAATCAAGGAGCTATAATGCATAACAAATGAACCAAGAGAAATCACATCTAATACTGATTCGGAGCTTAGCCCCAGACTCATCTTGATGTTTAGACATAATGATTGTGCCCCCACCTACTGATCCCTTTGGCCCTACCTCTTCAGGGGAAGGAGTGCAAGGCAGTAATAGGTTCATAGTCCCCAtgacagcaaaaaaaaaaaaaaaaaaaaccaaaataagtAGTACTCAACTCCATGAGTCAGATCAGGCAACCCCTCGTTCACGTCATTGTCTCACTCAGGGTCTCTTACAACaaaaaactccaaaaaaaaaataaataaaaaataaaaaataataataataaaaatttcagaatttttaaaaatccaaaacaccaaatatttcgaacactaaaaaatctaaatatttacaaaattttaaaaattaaaaattttaaaatccaaaaaaaatcagaaaagcttttcaaaaaatcGGCATGCAATAAAGTGTTAAGTTTGTTTGTCAACGTGCTTAAGTATGAAGTCAACTCATATGATTTCAATCAAGAGTTAGACTTTAAactcaatggtttggatgaagaTACTGATGTGGGAAGATGATGAGTTGACTCTTGAACTAGAGGATCACCTCAAAGACTTCAAAACCAAAAGCCAATGTCATcttggaaaaattcaaaatcgTAAACCTAGGACTCTCTAATTAAACCCTTATGGAAGTGCACATTAAGAAACCTTGTCCAGAGAAAATAAGTAGAGATGATTGAATTTTTGAAGCCATAACTGCCCAATCTTACATTCTGTGGAGACTTGTCCGAActcaattaaaaacttatcaCAACTTAAATCAAGCCTGTCAACAGAAGGTGTTAAGGCCACGCCTACATTCCACACTAGAGTATGTGGCCGACACACAAACTGACTAATAATGATGGAAGAAATCTTATGGCTCGATGAAGACAGATTACTGCTAACATGTGTAAAAGTACTTCAAGTGTTAGGAGAACGCACATCGGATCCATGTGTGTGCTTTATAACTTAACAATGCTCCTGTCATTCTCTATGAGGGTTATTAATATTAGCAGGATAATCAACCCAACGACATCTAACGGTCATCAGTACCTGCTCGTGATAATTGAATTCCTTGCAAAGTGGATAGAGGTAGCATCCCACATCCCACGTGATAACGTTCAGCCACTAAAGGATCCTACGTGTCGTCGTCATCGACAATGGGACGCCCTTCGGGAACCCAAAGATGAAGGAGTTCCTCTTGAAGCTCAATATCAAAAGGCATTGGACCGCTTCCATACACCTTGGGCTAATCAGATGTCCATACACAAAACTATGAGCGACGTTCTTTATAAGATAACTAGTGAATTGGAAGTTGTCCTACAAGTTCAAGTGAAGATCCCTTCAACATGGGTGTTGATGGAGAATGAAGCCGAGGATGAAAAGTCATATTAGATTTGCCACGAGTATCATTGCATCTATCAGACTCAAGGTGCAAGTTCAAAGCTCATAAGAGATGATCCAAGGATCAGAAAATTCCTTCTGAAAGGCACCATCTGATTCACCAACCTAGGGCAATGATCTTTCGGAACCCATCAACGCCAATAGCATGATGGTATTTTATGAATAAGCTTATCTAACCATGTTAAGATTTACAATAGTAAAGCTGAAGTCAACTGACCAAAGCTAGTCATCCTAAGAATCACTCCCTCTCATCCCCAAAGTGCTTCGATAAAAATGGTCAaagaattaaaatatatatatatatatatatatatatatatatatatatatatatatattcttttaaaaaaagagagaaaaagaagaaaaggacaaAATAAAAGCGTGCAATCCAAGAtagtaagggagagagagagagagagagagagagagagagagagaagaaacgaaaatgagaaaaaagaaaaaaaaacaaagaacaaagaacaaagacaaaaagaaataaagaaaaaaatgtcaAAAAAGTCCATCCCCACTCACATCCCCTAGGATGATCTCAACTTGAGTCAATGGCTTTGCTAGTGTAACTTAAGACTAGGAAGGACGAGCTGCCAATCAACTCACAAGGATAGAAATCTGATCCCTCAATCGTAACAGaagttaaagaaaagaaaataaaaaagaaaagtgtGCATAAGCGAAATGGGCaaggtgaaaacccgaaaggctAACTTGAGTAAAAACAGTAGGTGCATCGCAGACTtggtgaaaacccaaaagggcacCAAGagtaaaaacaacataattgctAAAGGGCAAGTAAGATCAAATACCCAGGATGTAGTGAAAACCTAAAAGGATGCCAAGGGAAAAAATGACGGGCAAGCTGGATGTGGTGAATCCAGAGAGGATGTTGTGGGCAATATTAGtaggataaaaaagaaaaaaaaaacaggtacATGAAAGATCTAAGGCAACACGAAGATTTAACGGATGCAAGGAGGGTAACCATGAATCATGAATTCTTTTAAGCTCCTCCCAAATCATAGGGGTAGGATATCATTACGCATTACCTTAAAGGGATCAGGACCCTTGgtgaataatttaaaaaaaaaaaaaaaaaaaaaaaactaattatgACATCTAGTTGAGTCGACATTTTGATTCCTACATCTACGAGCACAGGGAGTCATACATTCCACTACACCATTCTTATTCATACATCAGATCACTTTGTCATCTTAATATTATAGAATTATTTATTAAGATACAGATGATTGCCAAAGAATTTCTTCATATATAAACTATTGAGTTTCATTCATACTCCTGTGACGGTCTTTTGATCTCGGACATTATCCGCTGGGCACAATTGGATCGAGGTTGTGGCCCTTTTATCGAGTTCATCTTACTTTTCATTAGTCATAGATGCAGAACGTTTCGCCTTGCCAAGAAGAGCATGTTACAATCCTTATCAAAGTAAAAGGCCACTCATATTCACCTTCCAtactttaaaattatttctaccgGTGAACTTCTCTGTTTCATACTTCACATTAGATTATTTCATCGACATATTTTAGATTATAACTCAAAACCCCAACATTATCTCCAATACCACTTATTGGGGGTTGCGCAGAAGCAAACCCAAATTCAAACTAACAAGATGaaatcaaacaaaagtaaaacgcACAGAGAATACACaagttttacatggaaaacccctcaagggaaaaaaaaaaaactacaatacAAAGCGACAAGCAATCCACTATAAAAacaatattacaagagatggatggacttaCCGATCCAAACAACCCCAAAAATCTCATTGAAATCCCTAACTATGCTCTCGAACACTTAGGAACGTCTTAGAAAACCCAGCCTTACCCTAATCCCGATTACGCTCAATATACATACTATTACAATTGGAATGGAAAACAAATCGTGCACTTACGCAGTTTTGTATGTGCcttcgatgggaccttcgatggcattgacaaccATCGAGAactagtcgatgacatcgaagccaccaTCAATGTCATTGAGTACTATCtctaaaattgtccaacaatcaaCTAAGATATTTTcgaattttcttgatgggatcgaccatctattgatggcatcgatagaTGCTCCATGGAGTCAAGTTGTTTGTTGATGACATCAACAAACTCTATTacaaacagatttaagacattaataACATCGAGTTGTCTAGTTTTAAAATTGTGGTTTAATCTAAACCATTGTGAAAAATATATGCGAGATCTAAAATCTGACGGCATTTTAGCTGAATAATGACAGAATGATATTATCATGAAAATgtcatgagattttgaaaacccatCAAAGCTTTATTCCAACTAATTCGGTTTGGTTATAaaaatcttgttccaccattccactgtATCAAGagccataatttttatttgaccaTGGGTCATTAAGTATCCTGTCTGGCCtttcttagcatttttagagcCTTCAAGTTACACCAATTTACTCTATGATCTTACTACCTCTGGGCGCAACACAGGTTCTCTTAAATGCATTTATTTATAATTCTATCGTCATGAGCCTTGCTACTCAATCATCTGAACATCCTCTTTTTAGCTGCATTTTGTTTAACATGTTATCCCTTAACAATGCAATATTTAATATTCTAAAACATAGCTGGTCTTAGAGCTATCTTATTAAAATTTTCCTTTAGTTTGATTGGTACTTGATAATTACATAACACTATTAAAGCATAAAAATCCTGAAAGTTTTAATTTTTATCCGGAGCTTACTACAAAAATAATTGTCTATACATTAGAAATTTTAAAAGCTAATTACTAATTTATAATATTAATTTTTTACCATTTTATTTTCAGTAAGATCTTCTTGATAATATCACGAGAAAACATCAAAATGTTACAATCTTCTTTGAAATTCCTATGCCTAGAAATTGCCGACAATGAGATTTGTCAGTATCGTCTAAGATAATGctagataaatatataaaaatttcacACACGTGGACACTAATGTCACTGATGACTGATGATAAAACTCTACCCACCATGTAAGTGGATTGATTTCCCTTCCATCATGCATTCTCATTCACAGAAACAAAGTCTCAAAACAAAGATATGGTACCAAACCAACTTtgctaataaaaaataaaataaagaaagagactTCTTATGCATTTTAATGTATGGTACATATGTGGTGCAAGTCGATAATCTACTCCCACTTTAGCCATTTCCCTCAAACGGAGCCGAGATTCAAGGAAACGAAAAGGTCTAAACCTTCAACATCCGCACGAGACGATCATGCCTTTGACAATTGAAGGATAACAGCTTGTTTTCTCATCTAACCCTACCATCAGGAAAGCAAAGaacaccatgtggggcccaccacaaaagAAAATCCAGCCTCATATCATGACTACAGTGGTGCAATGGATTATATAAAGTGCATTCCCCACTACTAACaatcatttcaaattttcaaCACTCCTTTTTTATATCTTTGTACATTCCTCTCCATATAAGGAAACTCAAAGAAACCCAAGAAGATATAAACACTTTTCAGTTTTCACATCTTAACCATGTCCACTACAATTGGGTTTACAGGCCCAGACAAGATGATCAAGAAGTCAGCCCACCGACGTAACGACTCCGGTGAGCTTGATGTGTTTGAAGCAGCCCGCTACTTCTCTGGTGCCGAGGTCACTGGTTTTGACGCTTCCCGCAAGATCATGAAAGAAGAAAGGCCTGCATGGGAAggtggaggaggaggaggagcaagGAAGAGCTTAGACATGCCCGTGCAAGGCCCACTCCCTACTGAGGCCCATCGGCTTGAAAAGAGCAGCAAAGAGAAGAAAAGCAAGCAGCCAAGCTCACCAGGTGGGAAGCTGGCCAGCTTCTTGAACTCCCTCTTCAGTCAAACATCTTCCAAGAAGAAGTCAAAGTCAACATGCAAGTCAGTCAAAGATGAAGAGGAAAGCCCAGGTGGGAGGAGAAAGAGGAGGAGTAGCATCAGCCATTTCCAGAGCATCAACAACAATCACAACAACAACAGCACCAATGATTCAAAATCCATATATTCCTCCTCAAGGACTGGTTTTAGAACACCTCCACCTTATTCCCATACTCCCACAAAGGTGTACAAAGATCAAAGGCAAGGTGGGCCTCTGTCAAAGTGCCATGGGCAGCCAGGCCCAGTGATTTTTGGCCCACAGCATGAGGGATTGGCTGAGAACAAGGAATCGGGGTTGAGCTGGTTGGATGAGAAATTCAAATTCAGTGATGGGTTTTTGGAGAAGAATAGGGTTATTCTAGGTAATGGGCTTTTGGAGAAGGATATGGCTTGTTATAATGGGCTTTTGGGGAAAGATAGGAGTTGGGTGGGTGAATTTACATTGAAGGAGAAGGATTTGAGGAGGGCTGAAGAAGTGGAAGATGGCGGGGAGAGTGATTCAAGCTCTGATCTTTTTGAACTTCAAAACTATGATTTGGGTGTGTTCTCTAATGGCCTGCCTGTGTATGAGACTACATGTATGGAGAATATCATGAGAGGTGCACCTATCGCCAGTGCCACCCTCTAGCTTGTAtgttttctttttacctttttaattactctctctctctctctctctctctctctctctctctctctctctctctctctcagactgGTTGTAGTGAATGTTAGGATTGGGTTTGGTTGAGAATATAAATAGTTTTCCGTTCCTATTCTTTCTGGAATTCTTGGTATTTTTGTGTTTTCGCAGTGTTTAGTGATTCTCccacttcttcttctcctttcttggGATAGATTAAGGAGTGTGTTTACCACAAATATTCAACAACGgcacatgggtgggccccactaaaaggAATAAACGGTCGATATGATGATGACCCACCAATTGAACCGTTAGGACAACCGGTTCAGTGGGATTGTTGGGCCATCCTCCTCCACTATGAGCCAcctgatttggatggtttagatcgacGTAGCTAATGCTCCATGCATGGAGTGGAACGTTGTGTATACAACCGTTCAACTTGTAGGGCCCAATCGTGGATGGAGAAATCTCGGAAATTGTATCGATCGTTTGATCTTAAGCTTTTGATTAACCCATTTAAACCAGAAAGTCAACCAGTTTTCCTTTTTGCCATTCCATCTGATTGCAACCGATTGAtatattggatggttaggatcatccgatcattGTTAATTTCTGTGCTCTGCTATCCGTTTTGGACCGGAATCCTcttcacaccgttcatcaggcGCAGCCCTCGATATAAGGTCCTGGTGCCAAAAGTCAGCCAgttcacaactcaggtgggccacaccactgataGGCGTGTTTGTGGTCCCACCATGGTTGcacattccatccaatccgttcatcagttgTGAATCAAAagaattgaaaggaaaaaaaaaaaaccactctaATCTACAATTTAGGCAGGGCACGGAGCTTGAACGGAGTGGTTTTAATCGTTAATTTCCATTGGTCTGGTGGTGGGAAGCACTGAGTCTTAAAATTGGCTGAATTTTGGTATGTACAGTGGAAATTAGAAtttccacctgatggacggattggatgttaaaGAACAACAAACTGGGTTCCACGAATCTACTGTGTTTTACCCGCTACGCGGAACTGTTGTTGCAGCGGATTCCTGTCCGGTTGGCATACGGTTTGAAATTGGAGGAAAATTTTGTactttccctccatccaggtctatttgaccatatcaacggcttggatgagaaaataaaaaacattacggtgagccTAGGAAGtttaacggtgagcgttcaatcagcactatttccaatggtgtggtccacatgagatttggatttgctaaatttttgggaccacgtcctaaaatgggctagaaaatagatggacggcgtggatatacgacAAATCATCAATGTAGACCCACGGTAAAGATAACACCCacggtgttacccgggtaagacCTGATCCGCTCCCCTAACTTGGATCGTAAGCGTCAATAACAAGTGTACGGTAACAAACCCTTTGCAGATTTTAAGAGGTgccgtttttttttattttttttaaaaaaaaaaaaaaaaaaaaaaaaaccgtaagCACTCACAGTGAGATTTCACCGCAATTTAACTCAAACCACCTTATATTGAAATTCTCGTGAGTCTACCACGGACGCACGAGTAAGGACCCGGTGTCTCATCTTCTGGACACGTGGCAAACACGTAACCTAATCCAGGCCATCTAAGTTGTAGTGCTTAATTTCGATGGAGTAGAAGCGAAAATTCAAAGGGGCCAACGActtgaatggtccagattattGTACAGTGAATAAGACACCACAACTTTAGAACCAGATATTTTTCCACGTCACTACTTTATTTCGATTCAAAATGTTAACTTATAAAGCCCATGTTGCTTGAGCCACTATCAACCGTTGGTTGGATCCCTGAAAGTCATCGGTTCAAGGTCCGATTCAATAAAACATGCTAAATTCCGACTATCTTTCTACAACCGTCCATCAAGTGTCCACTGATCATGTAGTCATTAAATAGAATCAGGTTAGATTTTGGTTGATGATCCATCTAAATCAAGGCCCACAATTCGGACGGTTTATTTTTACTTAATTTTATTCCATGCGTCCAATGCTTTAGGGACTGTGTAGCTAATATCaaactccgccagagtatcaaagattttcttAAAAAGGAAAAGTTATTAGTGTTGACATGTTAGATTTTTTCTATCACGCGTACAAGCACGCGCACGTACGGAAATCTAACATGAGCATGTGTAGGTCGACACAATAATGCTGAAATCCTCTCAATACGAGCCGTCGGATCAAATGAATCAACGTGATCGATTTGTGGACGAGAATTGTCTATTGGTGCAACATACGTACACGAAAACTTGTTTTGGTAGATGATTTGCCAGGACTGGGGCAGCGACCGAACCGCCAACATGCAGTTGCCCTTTGGGTCCCCGTTATATAGCTTGATGGGCCCATATGCACCTTTACACGCCGAGCACGTGCGAGCCTGGCATGTGTTCGGGACATCTGAACCGTGCATAAGATGCGCTGGTACAAGAAGAAGATGTTCAtatgtcaggtgggccacccctgtTTGAAACAGTGGAAAGGTTTAGAGGAAAGAATGGGCTGACCGTCCATATTCGAAGTAAAGTAACTCCCTGACTAATGAGCGGTCTGCTGGTTTTCCcacagggacgcggatttcctacgaaagcctttcgtagaaggttcctgtgcaaggattctgggtggggctcactgagatgtttgtgagaaattaaacctgtccatctgtttttcgacctcattttaagacatgctacaaaaaatgaagaggatctaaaactcaagtgggccataggagatgaaatagtggggaaaggAACGCCTATTGCTGAAACCTTCCGCTCCACCTTgctgtttatataccatctaaatcgtttataaggtcattttcgcACAAATAAAGTGAAAACACTGAAAAATTAGGctgttacaaaacttttatagtcatataaatgtttcaatggtggttactaaatctctactatttcctctcgtgtggcccacttgagttttagatccacctcattttttgtctcatgtcataaaatgagcttcaaaAAAGGGATAAAGAGTTGAAATTCTTGCAAACATCTAAGTTGCCCACGTAGAATCCCTGCGCAAGAACTTCTACTCAGGGTTTAGCAGGAAATCGCGTCCGGGGATGCAGACGGAcccagattgcgtcctacccccgcccgtctctggcCCTGAACGGGCAGTTATGTGGGCGGGCCTACCGTGagccccaaaaataaggcagattcaacactaaaatggaccacaccagatatgactctagcatttaatgcaactagcatttaatgctctatgcatttaaggcaaccatgcttattatttagtgtgctcaacttgagtgttggatctgcctcatttttaagatcatgccttaaaatgatcttagaaaaggcatggacggcatggatgtaccgatacatcaaggtgggcccgcccaccgaactgcccgttcggggctagacaCGGgcgagggtaggatgcaatccgcgttcgacgcagattgggtactacgcCACCAGTCGCTGGCTGGAATGGACgacaacggattggctactcctcttgccaccagcccggtggctagtggtcggtgctctgtgggcccaccatgatatatgtatttcatctattccgttcttccatttttacggatcattgtAGGGCTTTTAACCAAAAATGACAGGGATATAAATGTTAGGTGAAACTTGAGATCATTTCATGTGATCTTAGATACATATGGGTTACATTTTAACGGTTAGTTTCACCCattggtgaaacttgggatcctacaacTGTTTCTATatttcatcgccccctcctaagtcaaagtacgtcagtgtgcgtcgtg contains:
- the LOC131229497 gene encoding protein BIG GRAIN 1-like E; translated protein: MSTTIGFTGPDKMIKKSAHRRNDSGELDVFEAARYFSGAEVTGFDASRKIMKEERPAWEGGGGGGARKSLDMPVQGPLPTEAHRLEKSSKEKKSKQPSSPGGKLASFLNSLFSQTSSKKKSKSTCKSVKDEEESPGGRRKRRSSISHFQSINNNHNNNSTNDSKSIYSSSRTGFRTPPPYSHTPTKVYKDQRQGGPLSKCHGQPGPVIFGPQHEGLAENKESGLSWLDEKFKFSDGFLEKNRVILGNGLLEKDMACYNGLLGKDRSWVGEFTLKEKDLRRAEEVEDGGESDSSSDLFELQNYDLGVFSNGLPVYETTCMENIMRGAPIASATL